The following nucleotide sequence is from Actinomycetes bacterium.
TCCGCTCGTACACAGGCGACCGCACCGCGGATCTGGGTGACCAACTGCTCATGCGGATCGTCTGTGAGCGGCCGATCGCAGAACACCACCCGCACGCCGCGGCGTTCCAGTTCCTCCCCCACCACCATCTGGTGGGTGAAGTTGCGGGCCAGGCGATCCGGCGCAGTCACCAGCACGACGTCGAACGCCGCCCGCGCTGCATGGTCGCGAAGTGCGTCCAGGCCGGGACGGTCCAGCTTGGCGCCGCTGTAGCCGTCATCGCGAAAGACGTGCTCTTCGCCGACGGTCCACCCCTGGTGCGCCGCGACGTAGCTGTGGAGCTGGGTGACTTGCTGCTCGATGG
It contains:
- a CDS encoding recombinase family protein; protein product: MRVALYVRVSTDRQQQAQTIEQQVTQLHSYVAAHQGWTVGEEHVFRDDGYSGAKLDRPGLDALRDHAARAAFDVVLVTAPDRLARNFTHQMVVGEELERRGVRVVFCDRPLTDDPHEQLVTQIRGAVACVRADLDRRSDATRPAGTAAQRAAAAVDAGALWGIGCTPSGRATRPLRRSTRSPPSSCRSCSPRMRLAG